From the Candidatus Polarisedimenticolaceae bacterium genome, one window contains:
- a CDS encoding FG-GAP-like repeat-containing protein, protein MPLLIAQGLLGLASSMLASCPVATFSPQHVVPSGGAVEGIAVADFDRDGIADLAVANFSRVGGTPSEVAILLGDGRGGFGTPSPFAAGNGATQVVASDFDGDGNADVAVLNTNDGTVSVLLGDGLGALGPQVVFPAGGTAIGLVHGDLDRDGDDDLVVPNFLASRVTVLLGSGDGSFSAPFPIPVGSQPILAAVGDLDGDGNLDIATDDVADATVSILLGRGDGTFAPRTVVPLPQGAVGQSLALSDLDDDGVPDMVVVNAADGSVLVFPGRGDGAFKEPSAFGVAGLPVFVTVGDLNGDGSPDLAVGNAQDASVSVLVNRGDGTFDPQIRLPVGTEPIPVAIGDLNGDGALDLVAGNLLDETISVLLNACTGNRPPRADAGPDQVLECGGDLRAVATLDGSASADPDSTPGTDDDIASFEWFEGAAALASGPRVTTRLSLGTHDVTLTVTDRARDASSDTSRVTVQDTLPPAAITVTSSPSVLGPPNRRLVPVTISVAANDRCDPAPVCRIDSVTSAGPARFPVPGGARADFVVVDPGPEASPAALTVLLRAERSRGPEARSYTIAVSCADAAGNVVNGETTVTVSRGRVAPSRATRSGPTTSIPSLRKHS, encoded by the coding sequence ATGCCGCTGCTGATTGCTCAAGGCCTTCTCGGCCTCGCCTCGTCCATGCTCGCGTCGTGCCCGGTCGCGACGTTCTCCCCGCAGCACGTCGTTCCCTCCGGCGGAGCGGTCGAGGGGATCGCCGTCGCCGACTTCGACCGCGACGGCATCGCCGACCTGGCCGTCGCGAACTTCTCCCGCGTCGGCGGGACGCCGAGCGAGGTCGCGATCCTCCTCGGCGACGGCCGTGGAGGATTCGGGACGCCGTCCCCCTTCGCCGCGGGCAACGGCGCGACGCAGGTCGTCGCGTCGGACTTCGACGGCGACGGCAACGCCGACGTCGCGGTCCTCAACACCAACGACGGGACGGTCTCGGTCCTCCTCGGCGACGGGCTCGGGGCGCTCGGCCCGCAGGTGGTCTTCCCCGCGGGCGGGACGGCGATCGGCCTGGTACACGGCGATCTCGACCGGGACGGCGACGACGACCTCGTCGTGCCCAACTTCCTCGCGTCGCGGGTCACGGTCCTCCTCGGCTCCGGCGACGGCTCGTTCTCCGCTCCTTTCCCGATCCCGGTGGGATCGCAGCCGATCCTGGCCGCCGTCGGCGACCTCGACGGCGACGGCAACCTCGACATCGCCACCGACGACGTCGCCGACGCCACGGTGTCGATCCTCCTCGGGCGAGGGGACGGGACCTTCGCGCCGCGAACGGTCGTTCCGCTCCCCCAGGGCGCCGTGGGGCAATCGCTCGCGTTGTCGGATCTCGACGACGACGGTGTGCCCGACATGGTCGTGGTCAACGCGGCCGACGGCTCCGTCCTCGTCTTCCCGGGACGCGGCGACGGCGCGTTCAAGGAGCCCTCGGCCTTCGGCGTCGCGGGGCTTCCCGTCTTCGTGACGGTCGGGGACCTGAACGGCGATGGGAGTCCCGATCTCGCCGTCGGCAACGCGCAGGACGCGTCGGTATCGGTCCTCGTGAACCGCGGCGACGGTACCTTCGATCCGCAGATCCGCCTCCCGGTCGGGACCGAACCCATTCCCGTCGCGATCGGCGACCTGAACGGCGACGGAGCCCTCGACCTCGTCGCGGGAAACCTCCTCGACGAGACGATCTCGGTCCTGTTGAACGCGTGCACGGGCAATCGGCCCCCGCGCGCCGACGCAGGCCCCGATCAGGTCCTCGAGTGCGGAGGAGACCTCCGGGCGGTCGCGACGCTCGACGGTTCGGCCAGCGCCGACCCGGACTCGACTCCGGGAACGGACGACGACATCGCGAGCTTCGAGTGGTTCGAGGGCGCCGCGGCGCTAGCCAGCGGTCCTCGGGTGACGACCCGTTTGTCCCTCGGCACGCACGACGTCACCCTCACGGTCACGGACAGGGCTCGAGACGCGTCCTCCGATACGTCGCGCGTCACCGTGCAGGACACCCTGCCGCCCGCCGCGATCACCGTCACTTCGAGCCCGAGCGTGCTGGGACCTCCCAATCGCAGGCTGGTGCCGGTCACGATCTCGGTCGCCGCGAACGATCGTTGCGATCCTGCGCCGGTCTGCCGGATCGACTCGGTCACGAGCGCCGGCCCCGCCCGCTTCCCTGTCCCCGGGGGCGCGCGAGCCGACTTCGTGGTCGTGGATCCCGGCCCCGAGGCGAGCCCGGCGGCCCTGACCGTCCTCCTGCGCGCCGAACGCTCGCGTGGACCCGAGGCACGGTCCTACACGATCGCGGTTTCATGCGCCGACGCCGCGGGAAACGTCGTCAACGGTGAGACCACCGTGACCGTCTCGCGCGGCCGCGTCGCGCCCTCGCGCGCAACTCGATCCGGCCCGACAACTTCCATCCCGTCCCTCCGAAAACACTCTTGA
- a CDS encoding FAD-binding oxidoreductase, which produces MTATVVKTIGGTLASLSAETLDALRGGLRGALCLPGDPGYEEARTIWNAMIDRRPAAVVRAVGASDVLQTVRFAARHELLLSIRGGGHNIAGNAVCDGGLMLDLSRMASVRVDPATRTARVEPGALLADLDREAQAFGLATPLGINSTTGVAGLTLGGGFGWLSRKYGLTVDNLLSVDIVTAAGELVRASVTEHPDLFWALRGGGGNFGVVTSFEFRLHPVGPQVLAGLVVHPLSNAKQILQQYRRLVAAAPDEMCCWAVLRKAPPLPFLPEEVHGTEVLVLALCYVGDPVVGGEAVAPFRAIGKPIADVVGPAPYAAWQTAFDPLLTAGERNYWKSHDFVELTDGVIDVVLNAVRHLPSPQCEIFIASLGGAINRVPSAATAYPHREVSFAMNVHTRWSSPAEDASCIAWARAFHDAAAPFATGGVYVNFMPDDEARRVASGAYGPNYERLARIKTTYDPRNLFRMNQNIAPAGTRPA; this is translated from the coding sequence ATGACGGCAACGGTGGTCAAGACGATCGGTGGAACGCTCGCCTCCCTCTCGGCCGAGACGCTCGACGCGCTGCGCGGCGGGCTCCGAGGGGCGCTTTGCCTTCCCGGCGACCCGGGGTACGAAGAGGCGCGGACGATCTGGAACGCGATGATCGACCGGCGCCCCGCGGCGGTCGTACGCGCCGTCGGGGCGTCGGACGTTCTCCAGACCGTCCGCTTCGCGGCGCGGCACGAACTGCTCCTGTCGATCCGCGGCGGAGGGCACAACATCGCCGGAAACGCGGTGTGCGACGGAGGACTGATGCTCGATCTGTCGCGGATGGCGTCGGTGCGGGTCGATCCCGCGACGCGGACCGCGCGCGTCGAGCCGGGCGCTCTGCTCGCCGATCTCGATCGGGAGGCTCAGGCCTTCGGACTCGCGACCCCGCTGGGGATCAACTCGACGACGGGAGTCGCGGGGCTCACGCTCGGCGGCGGCTTCGGCTGGCTGAGCCGGAAGTACGGATTGACGGTCGACAACCTCCTCTCCGTCGACATCGTGACCGCGGCGGGCGAACTGGTGCGCGCCAGCGTCACGGAGCACCCGGATCTGTTCTGGGCGCTTCGCGGCGGCGGCGGGAACTTCGGCGTCGTGACGTCCTTCGAATTCAGACTCCACCCCGTGGGACCCCAGGTCCTCGCCGGGCTCGTCGTCCACCCGCTCTCGAACGCGAAGCAGATCCTCCAGCAATACCGTCGCCTGGTCGCCGCGGCGCCGGACGAGATGTGTTGCTGGGCCGTCCTGCGGAAGGCGCCCCCGCTCCCCTTCCTTCCGGAGGAGGTGCACGGGACGGAGGTTCTCGTTCTCGCCCTGTGTTACGTCGGGGATCCCGTCGTCGGAGGGGAGGCCGTGGCGCCTTTCCGGGCGATCGGGAAACCGATCGCCGACGTCGTCGGGCCCGCGCCCTACGCGGCGTGGCAGACGGCCTTCGATCCGCTCCTCACGGCGGGTGAGCGGAACTACTGGAAATCACACGACTTCGTGGAGCTCACCGACGGTGTGATCGACGTGGTCCTGAATGCGGTGCGGCATCTCCCGTCCCCGCAGTGCGAGATCTTCATCGCGAGCCTGGGCGGCGCGATCAACCGGGTTCCCTCCGCGGCGACGGCCTATCCGCACCGGGAGGTGAGTTTCGCGATGAACGTGCACACGCGCTGGAGCAGTCCGGCGGAGGACGCGTCGTGCATCGCATGGGCGCGGGCGTTCCACGACGCCGCTGCGCCGTTCGCCACGGGAGGCGTCTACGTCAACTTCATGCCCGACGACGAAGCCCGGCGCGTCGCTTCCGGCGCCTACGGCCCGAACTACGAGCGACTCGCCCGGATCAAGACGACGTACGATCCGAGAAACCTCTTCCGCATGAACCAGAACATCGCGCCAGCCGGGACGCGCCCGGCGTAA
- a CDS encoding PP2C family protein-serine/threonine phosphatase codes for MPLTTNDAARWEHLADELRNFQEVARFLRPSPGDVPRIEGLDLACLSLPLHDVVGGDHVAWVDFERRYDLEGRIAEAERRGHEEIARNLRRLRRRAGVLVADAAGHRVTDALVAAMLHQAFLLGVNYELDLFGEVTTHLFENLNTRFYQTTAVNKFFTMIYGEISEGGKLRFLSAGHPPPAVFSREFGRFMKISEDRLVALPPVGLQPSVADPDRRRNPPLHGYMRRYQVNEINLLATGDILLLHTDGLSEHADGTFFPARVEPLLADSAGASASEICERLREALYAEGDPVDDVTVVVLKRSS; via the coding sequence ATGCCGCTCACGACCAACGACGCCGCCCGATGGGAACACCTTGCCGATGAGCTCCGCAACTTCCAGGAGGTTGCGAGGTTCCTGCGCCCCTCCCCGGGGGACGTGCCCCGGATCGAAGGACTGGATCTCGCCTGTCTGTCGCTGCCCCTCCACGACGTCGTGGGAGGGGATCATGTCGCATGGGTGGATTTCGAACGACGCTACGACCTCGAGGGCCGGATCGCCGAGGCGGAACGCCGGGGGCACGAGGAGATCGCCCGCAACCTGCGCCGCCTGCGTCGACGCGCCGGCGTGCTCGTGGCCGACGCCGCCGGGCATCGGGTGACCGACGCGTTGGTCGCGGCGATGCTCCATCAGGCGTTCCTCCTGGGCGTCAACTACGAGCTCGACCTGTTCGGCGAGGTGACGACGCACCTGTTCGAGAACCTCAACACGCGGTTCTACCAGACGACCGCCGTGAACAAGTTCTTCACGATGATCTACGGGGAGATCTCGGAAGGGGGCAAGCTGCGGTTTCTGTCGGCGGGCCATCCGCCGCCCGCGGTGTTCTCGCGGGAGTTCGGGCGCTTCATGAAGATCAGCGAGGATCGGCTCGTCGCGCTTCCGCCCGTGGGGCTGCAGCCGTCGGTCGCCGACCCGGACCGTCGCCGCAATCCGCCGCTTCACGGATACATGCGCCGGTACCAGGTGAACGAGATCAACCTCCTCGCGACGGGGGACATCCTCCTGCTGCACACCGACGGTCTGAGCGAACACGCCGACGGGACCTTCTTCCCGGCGCGGGTGGAGCCGCTTCTCGCCGACTCGGCTGGCGCGTCCGCGAGCGAGATCTGCGAGCGCCTTCGGGAAGCCCTGTACGCCGAGGGCGACCCGGTCGACGACGTGACGGTCGTCGTGCTCAAGAGGTCGTCTTGA
- a CDS encoding helix-turn-helix transcriptional regulator, protein MPSRPIAASPAVANLLKRRRESLGLTLRAVAGLAAESGKPIPYSTLARIEQGILDPGVKRLQQLLRLYHVPLQAAGDLLDLEDMAGEAPSETDPAALYRIATDAWRRGAIGESLAAFIAFRARCEGGSEALRQKATVAFAVTASSLGKHRLSKHLLDDLLSGEVEHDLLVPALLQAAIAWHWLGGLEAALAFLGRAEFHLAPDAHQQRGWVFHERAGILLVRRELAAASASIDRALAAFRRAKDEPGYGRALGTRVGICFAKGDAALALRTAQAARFHALRHDLQRIATHRKIDEARAHALLGDHARSIRTLEKALAESIERDDRVARFYVHYYLWDILSRSGDPERARLEFESAAYHVGFTDAVTPESQRVRELLAQSGRSK, encoded by the coding sequence GTGCCGAGCCGACCGATCGCTGCGTCGCCAGCCGTCGCGAACCTGCTGAAACGTCGCCGGGAGTCGCTGGGCTTGACCCTCCGGGCCGTCGCGGGCCTCGCCGCGGAGTCCGGCAAGCCCATTCCCTACAGCACCTTGGCGCGGATCGAGCAGGGAATCCTCGACCCTGGGGTCAAGCGGCTCCAGCAACTCCTCCGCCTCTACCACGTCCCGCTCCAGGCGGCCGGCGATCTGCTCGACCTCGAGGACATGGCGGGCGAGGCGCCCTCGGAAACGGACCCGGCGGCGCTTTACCGCATCGCCACCGACGCCTGGCGGCGCGGCGCCATCGGCGAATCGCTGGCCGCATTCATCGCCTTCCGGGCGCGCTGCGAAGGGGGCAGCGAAGCGTTGCGCCAGAAGGCGACCGTCGCCTTCGCCGTCACGGCCAGCTCGCTCGGGAAGCACCGTCTGTCGAAACATCTGCTCGACGACCTGCTGTCGGGAGAAGTCGAACACGACCTGCTCGTGCCGGCGCTGCTCCAGGCCGCGATCGCCTGGCACTGGCTCGGAGGGCTCGAGGCGGCCCTCGCGTTTCTGGGACGCGCCGAGTTCCACCTGGCCCCGGATGCGCACCAGCAGCGGGGCTGGGTGTTCCACGAGCGCGCGGGGATCCTGCTCGTCCGGCGCGAACTGGCGGCGGCCTCGGCATCGATCGACCGCGCGCTCGCGGCGTTCCGGCGCGCGAAGGACGAACCCGGATACGGGCGCGCCCTCGGCACCCGCGTGGGCATCTGCTTCGCGAAGGGCGACGCGGCCCTCGCGCTCCGCACGGCTCAGGCCGCCCGATTCCACGCCTTGCGCCACGACCTGCAGCGGATCGCCACCCACCGCAAGATCGACGAAGCCCGCGCTCACGCCCTGCTCGGGGATCACGCCCGCTCGATCCGCACCCTCGAGAAGGCGCTCGCGGAGTCCATCGAGCGCGACGACCGCGTCGCCCGCTTCTACGTGCACTACTACCTGTGGGACATCCTCAGCAGATCCGGAGACCCGGAACGGGCGAGACTGGAGTTCGAGTCGGCCGCGTATCACGTCGGCTTCACCGACGCCGTCACACCGGAGTCCCAGCGCGTGCGGGAACTGCTCGCCCAATCGGGGCGATCGAAGTAG
- a CDS encoding FAD-binding oxidoreductase yields the protein MDRRDFFLSSLAAAVGASLPYGRLLAALQPIATDLQAVTGAGTATVLEKSAVQALRDSLRGALILPGEPGYDEARRVLNASIDKHPALVVQPTGCADVRSAVTFAREHDLLLAVKCGGHSYAGKSTCEGGMQIDLSRFRGVRVDPLARTAYVAGGSLLGELDHEAMALGLVTTAGTVSHTGVGGLTLGAGFGRLARRFGLALDNVTGAEVVTADGKLLRVSAKENPDLFWAIRGGGGNFGVVTGFEFGLHPMERLVVGGDLVFPIVRARELLAAYAELSLAAPEELYLDAAISAPPGGKEGAFVFHACWSGRAADAEKALAPLRKLGTPLKDTVKPVDYVALQRSWDRTDPRNDGEYLKSGFINDFPGALVDAIAGGFTPHADRATTVFFQHSGGAIGRVAPDATAFPHRKSRANMFAVVSWPMERDGAPHVAYVKEYWSRLEPFTDGYYTNEVADEPQRYVDANYQGNLPRLRALKKKYDPTNLFRLNANVRPAG from the coding sequence ATGGACAGGCGCGATTTCTTCCTTTCGTCGCTCGCGGCGGCGGTGGGGGCCTCGCTCCCCTACGGCCGCCTCCTGGCTGCCTTGCAGCCGATCGCCACGGATCTCCAGGCGGTGACCGGCGCCGGCACGGCCACCGTGCTCGAGAAATCCGCCGTGCAAGCGCTCCGGGACAGCCTTCGCGGCGCGCTGATCCTGCCGGGCGAGCCCGGTTACGACGAGGCGCGGCGCGTGCTCAACGCCTCCATCGACAAGCACCCCGCGCTCGTCGTTCAGCCCACGGGCTGCGCGGACGTGAGGAGCGCCGTGACCTTCGCGCGCGAGCACGACCTGCTGCTCGCCGTGAAGTGCGGCGGCCACAGCTACGCCGGCAAGTCCACCTGCGAAGGCGGCATGCAGATCGACCTCTCACGCTTCCGCGGCGTGCGCGTCGATCCGCTCGCGCGGACGGCCTACGTCGCGGGCGGCAGCCTCCTCGGCGAGCTCGATCACGAGGCGATGGCGCTCGGGCTCGTGACGACCGCAGGCACCGTGTCGCACACCGGCGTGGGCGGGCTGACGCTCGGGGCCGGTTTCGGGCGACTGGCGCGGCGTTTCGGGTTGGCGCTCGACAACGTCACGGGCGCGGAGGTGGTCACCGCGGACGGCAAGCTGCTGCGCGTCAGCGCGAAGGAGAACCCCGATCTCTTCTGGGCGATCCGCGGCGGCGGCGGCAACTTCGGCGTCGTGACCGGCTTCGAGTTCGGGCTGCATCCCATGGAGCGCCTGGTCGTCGGCGGCGACCTCGTGTTCCCGATCGTCCGCGCGCGCGAGCTGCTGGCGGCCTACGCCGAGCTCAGCCTCGCGGCGCCGGAGGAGCTCTACCTGGACGCCGCGATCAGCGCCCCGCCCGGCGGCAAGGAGGGCGCGTTCGTGTTCCACGCCTGCTGGTCCGGACGCGCGGCCGACGCCGAGAAGGCGCTCGCGCCGCTTCGCAAGCTCGGCACGCCGCTCAAGGACACGGTCAAGCCCGTCGACTACGTCGCGCTCCAGCGCAGCTGGGACCGGACCGATCCTCGCAACGACGGCGAGTACCTCAAATCCGGGTTCATCAACGACTTCCCCGGCGCGCTCGTGGATGCGATCGCGGGCGGCTTCACGCCCCATGCCGACCGTGCCACGACGGTGTTCTTCCAGCACTCGGGCGGCGCCATCGGCAGGGTCGCCCCGGACGCGACCGCGTTCCCGCACCGCAAATCCCGGGCGAACATGTTCGCGGTCGTCTCGTGGCCGATGGAGCGGGACGGCGCGCCGCACGTCGCCTACGTCAAGGAGTACTGGAGCAGGCTCGAGCCGTTCACCGACGGCTACTACACGAACGAGGTGGCCGACGAGCCGCAGCGCTACGTGGACGCCAACTACCAGGGGAACCTCCCCCGACTGCGGGCGCTGAAGAAGAAGTACGACCCGACGAACCTCTTCAGGTTGAACGCGAACGTGAGGCCGGCGGGGTAG